The DNA region CCGGGCTCACTCATAAAATTGGAGAGGTTCACGATGGTGCCGCAACCATGGACTGGATGGCCCAGGAGCAAGAGCGTGGAATTACCATTACTTCAGCAGCTACTCAGACCAATTGGAATTGGAAAAATTCTCCATATATTGTAAATATCATCGATACGCCGGGTCACGTAGACTTTACCGTCGAGGTTAACCGGTCTTTAAGGGTATTGGATGGACTTGTGTTCTTATTTAGTGCCGTTGATGGGGTAGAACCTCAAAGTGAAACGAACTGGAGATTAGCCGACAATTATAAGGTGCCACGTTTGGGATTCGTTAATAAAATGGATAGACAGGGTGCTGACTTTTTTAATGTCGTCAGTCAGGTAAAATCCATGTTAGGCTCTAAAGCAGTTCCATTACAAGTTCCAATCGGTTCAGAAGAGCATTTTAAAGGAGTTGTTGATTTAATAACAAATAAGGCCATTGTTTGGGATGAAGAATCTCGTGGCATGACGTATCAGGAAATTCCGATTCCAGCAGATATTGCTGAACAAGTTCATACCTGTCGTCAGGAATTAATAGAATCGATTGCAGAATATGATGATGATCTGATGGTCAAATTTTTTGACAATCCAGACAGCATTACAGAAGAAGAAATGATCAAGGCAATCCGTGCTGCGGTTTGCGATATGAAATTCGTACCCATGCTGTGTGGTTCTGCTTTTAAAAATAAAGGAGTTCAGGCGGTATTAGATGCTGTTTGTGCATTTTTACCTTCTCCATTGGATGTGGAAGCTGTTAAAGGAACACACCCGAAAACAGATGAAGAATTATGGAGAAAACCATCAGTAACAGAGCCATTTGCGGCCCTGGCTTTTAAAGTAGCAACTGACCCATTTGTTGGAAGACTTGTATTTATGCGGGTTTATTCCGGAAAACTGGATGCAGGTTCCTACGTGATGAAAGTGCGTTCTGAAAAGGACCGGGTCAATATGGATAAAGAGCGGATATCAAGGATATTTCTGATGCACGCAAATGACCGTAAATCAATTGATTCTATCGAAGCTGGTGACATTGCTGCGGCCGTTGGTTTTAAAGATATCAAAACTGGAGATACGCTTTGTGATGAAAATCATCCAATTATTCTTGAAGCAATGAATTTCCCTGAACCGGTTATTTCCATTGCTATTGAACCAAAAACACAAAAGGATCAAGATAAATTAGGGATGTCTTTGGCAAAATTGGCTGAAGAAGATCCAACGTTTAGAGTATTTACAGATGAAAACACCGGCCAGACTATTATTAGTGGTATGGGGGAATTACACCTGGAAATTATTGTAGATCGTTTAAGAAGAGAGTTTAGTGTTGAATGCAATCAGGGAGCTCCTCAAGTAAATTATAAAGAAACACTTACCAAAACCATTTCCCATAGGGAGCGACTCAAAAAGCAAACTGGAGGTTCTGGTATGTTTGCCGATATGGAATTTGAAATTGGCCCTGCGGATGAGGCGTTTCTTGAAAGTGATGAATATAAAAATGGCAAGACCCGGATGCAGTTTGTTTGGGATGTGTATGGTGGAGCCATTGATAAAACGTACATAGCTCCTATTACCAAGGGATTTGATTCGATGATGAATAGCGGAATTCTGGCGGGCTATAACATCGAAAACATGAAAATCAGGGTTTATGATGGATCTATGCACGCGGTTGACTCTAAGCCACAAGCATTTGAATTGTGTGCAAAGGATGGTTTCCGGGAAGCTGCACCTAAAACAGGTCCACAGTTAATGGAACCGATTATGAAATTAGAGGTAATCACACCTGAAGATTATGTTGGTCCGGTTATTGGGGACTTAAACCGTCGTCGGGGGATGCCTAAAGGTCAAGAGCAAAGAATGGGTGGCGCTGTTGCCATTCAAGCTGATGTGCCTCTGTCAGAAATGTTTGGATACGTTACACAATTGCGTACCATTACATCTGGCCGTGCCAGTTCGACCATGGAATTTTCACATTATGCACCGGTACCAAAGCAAATTGCGGAAGAGGTAATTGCAAAGGCAAAAGGTTCAGTTAAAGTATAAAACGTTTAATAAATAAATAAAAAACAAATTAGTAATAGGCATGAATCAAAAAATTCGGATCAAACTTCGTTCTTACGACCATAACCTGGTTGATAAAAGTACGGAGAAAATTGTAAAAACCGTGCGCAACAGCGGTGCTGTAGTTGCCGGTCCGATTCCGCTGCCAACTGAGAAAGAAATATTTACCGTGTTGCGCTCGCCACACGTGAATAAAAAAGCTCGGGAGCAGTTTCAACTTCGGACGCACAAGCGCCTTATCGAGATTTACACACCCACTAATAAAACGGTGGATGCATTGTCAAAACTCGAATTGCCGAGCGGGGTGGATATTCAGGTTAAATTATCCTGATCCATTATTAATCCTAATTTTTTATTCAGCATCTTTTCACTTGTTGGAAAGGTGATTTAAAAACAATTAAAATATCACGTATCGTGAATGGAATAATTGGAACGAAAATCGGAATGACCAGTATCTATGGTGCAGACGGTAAATTTATTGCCTGTACTGTTGTAGAAGTTTCTCCAAACGTGGTCACTCAAGTTAAAACAGAAGAATCAGATGGTTATTCTGCTTTACAGTTTTCTTATGGTGAAGCAAAGGCAAAAAATGCCAACAGAGCCATAACCGGGCACTT from Saprospiraceae bacterium includes:
- the fusA gene encoding elongation factor G; the encoded protein is MSRDLKYLRNIGIAAHIDAGKTTTTERILYYTGLTHKIGEVHDGAATMDWMAQEQERGITITSAATQTNWNWKNSPYIVNIIDTPGHVDFTVEVNRSLRVLDGLVFLFSAVDGVEPQSETNWRLADNYKVPRLGFVNKMDRQGADFFNVVSQVKSMLGSKAVPLQVPIGSEEHFKGVVDLITNKAIVWDEESRGMTYQEIPIPADIAEQVHTCRQELIESIAEYDDDLMVKFFDNPDSITEEEMIKAIRAAVCDMKFVPMLCGSAFKNKGVQAVLDAVCAFLPSPLDVEAVKGTHPKTDEELWRKPSVTEPFAALAFKVATDPFVGRLVFMRVYSGKLDAGSYVMKVRSEKDRVNMDKERISRIFLMHANDRKSIDSIEAGDIAAAVGFKDIKTGDTLCDENHPIILEAMNFPEPVISIAIEPKTQKDQDKLGMSLAKLAEEDPTFRVFTDENTGQTIISGMGELHLEIIVDRLRREFSVECNQGAPQVNYKETLTKTISHRERLKKQTGGSGMFADMEFEIGPADEAFLESDEYKNGKTRMQFVWDVYGGAIDKTYIAPITKGFDSMMNSGILAGYNIENMKIRVYDGSMHAVDSKPQAFELCAKDGFREAAPKTGPQLMEPIMKLEVITPEDYVGPVIGDLNRRRGMPKGQEQRMGGAVAIQADVPLSEMFGYVTQLRTITSGRASSTMEFSHYAPVPKQIAEEVIAKAKGSVKV
- the rpsJ gene encoding 30S ribosomal protein S10, whose protein sequence is MNQKIRIKLRSYDHNLVDKSTEKIVKTVRNSGAVVAGPIPLPTEKEIFTVLRSPHVNKKAREQFQLRTHKRLIEIYTPTNKTVDALSKLELPSGVDIQVKLS